One Nicotiana sylvestris chromosome 12, ASM39365v2, whole genome shotgun sequence genomic window carries:
- the LOC104249639 gene encoding uncharacterized protein, with product MGGGGAAALQKDVPWRAAGSGARPIPKIHHSPILCLPQNPYSDYALSIMKHPDPIGSGLGTEAIVEAAGPDCIVPGQNPPIKLLGFKVWPIEVDLKFIEPVGRELKSVGKFMDSAVDLMNKSFIDR from the exons ATGGGTGGTGGAGGAGCTGCTGCTTTGCAGAAAGATGTGCCGTGGAGAGCAGCTGGTTCTGGTGCAAGACCAATCCCAAAGATTCATCATTCCCCTATTCTTTGTCTTCCTCAAAACCCTTATTCTGATTATGCTCTCTCCATTATGAAG CACCCGGATCCTATTGGAAGCGGATTGGGGACGGAGGCAATAGTAGAAGCCGCAGGGCCTGATTGCATTGTTCCTGGACAGAATCCACCTATCAAACTTCTGGGTTTTAAG GTATGGCCCATTGAAGTCGATTTGAAATTTATTGAACCTGTTGGGCGAGAACTAAAGTCAGTTGGGAAG TTCATGGATTCTGCAGTTGATCTTATGAACAAATCTTTCATCGATCGCTAG